The window gtatgaaacactgttttcagtattaacttccagtattgactctgatgcatgaaacactgttttcagtattagcttctaatattgactctgttgcataaaacactgttttcagtattagttttcagtattgactctgtttatgaaacactgttttcagtattagtttccagtattgattctgtttatgaaacactgttttcagtattagtttccagtattgactctgttgtatgaaacactgttttcagtattagcttctagtattctgtTGTATGTAACACTGTTCTCAGTACTAGCTTCTattattgactctgttgtacaaaacactgtttttagTATCAAtatccagtattgactctgttgtatgaaacactgtttttagtATCAATATCCAGTATTGACCCTGTTGTGTGAAACACTGTTTTTAGTATTAGCTTCTCGTATTGACTCtgatgtaggaaacactattttcagtattagattctagtattgactttgttgtaggaaacactgttttcagtattacctTCTAGCATTGACTCTGTTGTACGAAACACTGatttcagtattagcttccagtattgactctgttgtatgaaacactgttttccgTTTTAGTTTCtggtattgactctgttgtatgaaacactgttttccgTTTTAGtttctagtattgactctgttgtatgaaacactgttttcagtattatttttcagtatttactttgtttatgaaacactgttttcagtattatttttcagtattgactttgtttatgaaacactgttttcagtattagcttctagtattgactctgttgtacaaaacactgttttcactattagcttctagtattgactctgttgtacaaaacactgttttcaatagtagcttctagtattgactctgttgtacaaAACACTGTTTTGAATAGTAGCTTCgaatattgactctgttgtatgaaacactgttttcagtattatttttcagtattgactctgttgtatgaaacacctTTTtcactattagcttctagtattgactctgttgtacaaaacactgttttcactattagcttctagtattgactctgttgtacaaaacactgttttcaatagtagcttctagtattgactctgttgtacaaAACACTGTTTTGAATAGTAGCTTCgaatattgactctgttgtatgaaacactgttttcagtattacttcccagtattgactctgttgtatgaaacactgttttcagtattagcttctagtattctgttgtatgaaacactgttctcAGTACTAGCTTCTattattgactctgttgtacaaaacactgtttttagTATCAAtatccagtattgactctgttgtatgaaacactgtttttagtATCAATATCCAGTATTGACCCTGTtgtgtgaaacactgttttcagtattagcttctcgTATTGACTCtgatgtaggaaacactattttcagtatTAGATTCTAGTATTGACTTTGTCgtaggaaacactgttttcagtattacctTCTAGCATTGACTCTGTTGTACGAAACACTGatttcagtattagcttccagtattgacactgttgtatgaaacactgttttcagtattagcttctagtattgactctgttgtatgaaacactgttttccgTTTTAGTTTCtggtattgactctgttgtatgaaacactgttttccgTTTTAGTTTCtggtattgactctgttgtatgaaacactgttttcagtattatttttcagtatttactttgtttatgaaacactgttttcagtattatttttcagtattgactttgtttatgaaacactgttttcagtattagcttccaatattgactctgttgtatgaaacactgttttcactattagcttctagtattgactctgttgtacaaaacactgttttcactattagcttctagtattgactctgttgtacaaaacactgttttcaatagtagcttctagtattgactctgttgtacaaAACACTGTTTTGAATAGTAGCTTCgaatattgactctgttgtatgaaacactgttttcagtattatttcccagtattgactctgttgtatgaaacactgttttcagtattagcttctagtattctgttgtatgaaacactgttctcAGTACTAGCTTCTATTGTTGACTTTTGTGTAAAACACTGTTTTTAGTATCAAtatccagtattgactctgttgtatgaaacactgttttcagtattagtttccagtattgactctgttgtatgaaacactgttttctgtGTTAGCTTCtggtattgactctgttgtatgaaacactgttttcactaTTAGTTCCCAGtgttgactctgttgtatgaaacactgttttcagtgttAGCTTCCAGTATTGACTCTTTTGTATGAAACAGTTTTTTCACTATTAGttcccagtattgactctgttgcatgaaacactgttttcagtagtAGGCTCTACATAAACTCCTGGCTggtaataaagtgttttaatttaaatgtagtACATGAACCCCTTGCTGGTAATTGTGTGTTTTACTTTAATGTAGTATATGAACACCTGGCTAGAAattatgtgtttttaatatatatcgtGTTAGTTACTTTATGAAATCAACTATAAAAGTAATACCATTAAACACAATAGAGTAACACCTGATTGGTGGCTATGTTTAAGTACATCTCAGTTTTACAAAATAAGAGGGAAGAGCAGACGTCACGACCTCGCAACTGTATGGAATTGAAAGTCGATCTGACAACAACAGTGAATATAACGTCATAATCTCTAAAGCTATATCATGACATTAGTTATACATATTTCCAAATATAGCATGAACTTTACACGTGACTTACTTGTAGATTTGATGTCATCATGTCCAACTCTCTACACACGTCAACACTAACAGTATATGTGACGTCATGTTGAGGATCAACAATATTTGGGCCTAGCAGTGTAAGAGCCAATGGTTTCGTTACACGTCTAACACGTTGAGTGGATGGAATGTATGATTCACCACCAAAACGATTTATTGCCGTGATTATTATTACATACTCAAGGTTCTCTCTGAgctgaagtaaaaaatattaataaatcaaaaataaatttactaaaaacgtataaaataattgtatttcttttttgtaaaatttcagaTAAATCAtaactttcagttttgtttcacaAAAGATTACAAATCTTACTAAAAAGAAGCAGTGTTGTAGAGTTCCAAAAGACATGCTGTTTGGTTGATTTTCAACAACAAAGTTAGGCTAACAAATGACTAATTAAAAATGTGGAATAAATTCAActctgtttaaaaatgtaatatacaaaacaaaaaataaaactttactctaTTATATTCAAAATTCAGAAAGGAAGAAACAGTAATGCTCCAATTATTAGAATTATGAACTTACGTAAGAACTAATAATAGGTTCTTTGAATataaagtattacaaagtttataTCTAGAATGTTGTGCTATAGCCAGTTATATCTTCACATTTTTTATGCTTGGAcggttaaaaataaaacaattcaaacttATGATTTTGATTTTACgttaaggttatttattatgGTAAGTACTGATACATACAGTTGTTGAATGGTAAACAGTAGCAGTGAAAACAAATTACCTGATCACTTGGAAAGACAATCGTTTTGGATCCCCAGCAACGCCCTCTTGTGAGACTATCTTTTGTAAGTTGTGAAGGTCATAGTAGATTGTCGGATCTTTcacaaaaacagtaaataaagaaaaaatataaacaaacacgttAATTTCCATGTGATATAACAATacaaaacttcaaatacagataataaaataacatattttaatatatacattcaaCGCTAGCACAAACGAAACTCAAACTGACGTATGAAATATTCTTTTGCACAATATCACCCTCAGAAACAAGCGTTTTAAAATCAGCCTCACAGAGCCACAAAGCCTAAATAATTACAAGTATCTGACGTATTAAGAACATTACTTAAAACCTTTaccttaatttgttttaaatttctcgtaaagctacacgagggctatctgcgccagccgtccctcatttagcagtgtaagacaagaggaaaggcagctagtcatcaccacccaacgccaactattaagctactcttttaacaacgaatagtgggattgaccatcacattataacgccccatggctgaaagggagagtatgtttggtgtgatggggattccaacccgcgaccatcgaattacggagtgaagtgccttaaccacctagccatgccgaacCAAAACTTTACATAACGAGGACATAAGAGTATCTTTACCTGATGTGTCCATTGGAAATATCGTCCTGAAGTAGTCCATTTCATGACGTGCGTCTGCTGTGACGTCAATCACCGTGACATTTACGGTTCCTCTACAAACTTCTCTCGGACCAAATAGTTCAAAGTATGGAGTAAACTgtccaaaattattattttttacttacatcGGTTCTTGTATGAATTAAATGTAATTGTtgaataaaaattagttaaaaaaattattcaattgAAAGGAACACACAAATAGaacaattataaaactatgaaactGTTGTGGTGCTCATTcgtaaataaaaccaaatcagAGAATAAGGTACAGCAGATAGTAAGAATGTTTTATACGTTCAAAGCTTCACATGTTGTTATATAGTTGAAAtacttaaaagtttgtttgtctaATACATTTtagaatttcgggcaaagctattcgagagctatctatATTATTCGTCTCAATACAAAGAAACAGATTTAGTAAAAGACAACTAATTAGTGAACACCATCCACTGCgaactattttataaactaaaataagattgaaggtaacatgaaaacaaatgaaacagcAAACATTGGTAGTAAAAGGATTCGATCTCGTTAGTTAAAGTAACCTATCTAACATACATAGTCTTCTAAACAACTGATATTATATCCAGGTTTGATCCTTTCCTGTACCACGTCTGGCACTACCTACTTCAGTGATCGTGCCCTTCATCACTTTATTTATCAAAGTGATCCCAGGTTGTAAAATGATTAACATTTCTTCCCGGACTACCAATGTCCTTTCTGTGTCCATTACTTACCGGATTGATAGGTTCTTCTACTGTAACTGTTCCGGTGACCTCTAACCCTAATTCAGGAGTCACGTCCCTGTTGTAGAGTCCATTACCAGACAGAAAGGTCAGTGAATCATCGGGTATTAGATCAGGTTNNNNNNNNNNNNNNNNNNNNNNNNNNNNNNNNNNNNNNNNNNNNNNNNNNNNNNNNNNNNNNNNNNNNNNNNNNNNNNNNNNNNNNNNNNNNNNNNNNNNNNNNNNNNNNNNNNNNNNNNNNNNNNNNNNNNNNNNNNNNNNNNNNNNNNNNNNNNNNNNNNNNNNNNNNNNNNNNNNNNNNNNNNNNNNNNNNNNNNNNNNNNNNNNNNNNNNNNNNNNNNNNNNNNNNNNNNNNNNNNNNNNNNNNNNNNNNNNNNNNNNNNNNNNNNNNNNNNNNNNNNNNNNNNNNNNNNNNNNNNNNNNNNNNNNNNNNNNNNNNNNNNNNNNNNNNNNNNNNNNNNNNNNNNNNNNNNNNNNNNNNNNNNNNNNNNNNNNNNNNNNNNNNNNNNNNNNNNNNNNNNNNNNNNNNNNNNNNNNNNNNNNNNNNNNNNNNNNNNNNNNNNNNNNNNNNNNNNNNNNNNNNNNNNNNNNNNNNNNNNNNNNNNNNNNNNNNNNNNNNCATAATCTCTAAAGCTATATCATGACATTAgttatacatatttcaaatatagCATGAACTTTACACGTGACTTACTTGTAGATTTGATGTCATCATGTCCAACTCTCACACGTCAACACTAACAGTATATGTGACGTCATGTTGAGGATCAACAATATTTGGGCCTAGCAGTGTAAGAGCCAATGGTTTCGTTACATCGTCTAACACGTTGAGTGGATGGAATGTATGATTCACCACCAAAACGATTTATTGCCGTGATTATTATTACATACTCAAGGTTCTCTCTGagctgaagtaaaaatattaataaatcaaaaataaatttactaaaaacgtataaaataattgtatttctttttttgtaaaatttcagaTAAATCAtaactttcagttttgtttcacaAAGATTACAAATCTTACTAAAAGAAGCAGTGTTGTAGAGTTCCAAAAGACATGCTGTTTGGTTGATTTTCAACAGCAAAGTTAGGCTAACAAATGACTAATTAAAATGTGGAATAAATTCAACtctgtttaaaatgtaatatacaaaacaaaaaataaaactttactctaTTATATTCAAAATTCAGAAAGGAAGAAACATTAATGCTCAATTATTAGAATTATGAACTTACGTAAGAACTAATAATAGGTTCTTTGAATataaagtattacaaagtttataTCTAGAATGTTGTGCTATAGCCagttatattttcacatttttttatgctTGGacggttaaaataaaacaattcaaacttATGATTTTGATTTTACgttaaggttatttattatgGTAAGTACTGATACATACAGTTGTTGAATGGTAAACAGTAGCAGTGAAAACAAATTACCTGATCACTTGGAAAGACAATCGTTTTGGATCCCCAGCAACGCCCTCTTGTGAGACTATCTTTTGTAAGTTGTGAAGGTCATAGTAGATTGTCGGATCTTTcacaaaaacagtaaataaagaaaaaatataaacaaacacgttAATTTCCATGTGATATAACAATacaaaacttcaaatacagataataaaataacatattttaatatatacattcaaCGCTAACAAACGAAACTCAAACTGACGTATGAAATATTCTTTGCACAATATCACCCTCAGAAACAAGCGTTTTAAAATCAGCCTCACAGAGCCACAAAGCCTAAATAATTACAAGTATCTGACGTATTAAGAACATTACTTAAACCTTTaccttaatttgttttaaatttctcgtaaagctacacgagggctatctgcgccagccgtccctcatttagcagtgtaagacaagaggaaaggcagctagtcatcaccacccaacgccaactattaagctactcttttaacaacgaatagtgggattgaccatcacattataacgcccccatggctgaaagggagagcatgtttggtgtgatggggattccaacccgcgaccatcgaattacgagtgaagtgccttaaccacctagccatgccgaacCAAAACTTTTACATAACGAGGACATAAGAGTATCTTTACCTGATGTGTCCATTGGAAATATCGTCCTGAAGTAGTCCATTTCATGACGTGCGTCTGCTGTGACGTCAATCACCGTGACATTTACGGTTCCTCTACAAACTTCTCTCGGACCAAATAGTTCAAAGTATGGAGTAAACTgtccaaaattattatttttacttacatcGGTTCTTGTATGAATTAAATGTAATTGttgaataaaaaattagtttaaaaaattattcaatTGAAAGGAACACACAAATAGaacaattataaaactatgaaactGTTGTGGTGCTCATTcgtaaataaaaccaaatcagAGAATAAGGTACAGCAGATAGTAAGAATGTTTTATACGTTCAAAGCTTCACATGTTGTTATAGTTGAAAtacttaaaagtttgtttgtctaATACATTTtagaatttcgggcaaagctattcgagagctatctatATTATTCGTCTCAATACAAAAGAAACAGATTTAGTAAAAGACAACTAATTAGTGAACACCATCCACTGCgaactattttataaactaaaataagattgaaggtaacatgaaaacaaatgaaacagcAAACATTGGTAGTAAAAGGATTCGATCTCGTTAGTTAAAGTAACCTATCTAACATACATAGTCTTCTAAACAACTGATATTATATCCAGGTTTGATCCTTTCCTGTACCACGTCTGGCACTACCTACTTCAGTGATCGTGCCCTTCATCACTTTATTTATCAAAGTGATCCCAGGTTGTAAAATGATTAACATTTCTTCCCGGACTACCAATGTCCTTTCTGTGTCCATTACTTACCGGATTGATAGGTTCTTCTACTGTAACTGTTCCGGTGACCTCTAACCCTAATTCAGGAGTCACGTCCCTGTTGTAGAGTCCATTACTAGACAGAAAGGTCAGTGAATCATCGGGTATTAGATCAGGTTCTCGTCCGAGCTGTATTGTGAGGGTGTTTGCTATACTGATACACCTGGGAtctgtaatatatacataaagcaAAGGTGTTTTAAAATGGATTTAGTATCTCTTTATTTGTGTTATCTTAATTTAACAAGGTCTATCCATTGTGTTATCTTAGTATAACATGGTTGATCTGCAcagtgttatattaatttaacatgGTTGATCTGCAGTGTTATATTAATTTAGCATGGCTGATCCActgtgttatattaatttaacatgGCTTATACCCTATTCGTCACCAGTATAGCACTACAGACAATAACCATAGTTTTGACGTGGAAGTTTAgattatatattactttattgaTATGTTGTTCTGTGCAGCTCTCGACCATAGTTCGAACGAACTTCTCACgtacttgtttcattatttttcaatatatgctGATAGAATTTTTATAGAaagaaatacacaaatatttcacataatactttaATGTCTTTGctgctgataaaatatttaactaaaccTTGTACTCGAAGAGTAAGATATGTTTAGCATTACAGCCAATCTACTTACTTcccaaatattataataaagccTCTGTTTAGGCTTAGAAGGTAGTTAACATAACTGCaattaataaaaagaattatttataatacaaggatagaattataataacaatgataaatccTTTCTTTAGGCTTAGAAAGTTAACGTGAAAACTGTATTCTTTATAATAGGGATACTACAAAAAATTCTTTGTTCAAAAGCAGTAAATTCCAAGAATGTACTTGATCAACTCTGATGTTTGATACATTTAgataaatactataaaaattaatagtcAGTTATCCTTAAGAAAGTTCTAGTACACCACATATCGTTAACGTTATATGACAGTtactacaaaatatacatttcaaaattttggaaaaataaaataaaccaacaaatgaAACTGCAATCGTATCCTCACTTTCTCCCAGTAATTCCAGACTTGTCTGGTTGAACAGATCACTACAGTTCACCAATCCCTCAGGACCAAGACTGTCAGACAGAGTTATAAGGACGTTATCAAGACTGTCAGCAAATCGAGCTGTGACTGGCTGTGGAGCTGCTGGTGATTGGATGGTTGTTGTGGTcatcttgaaaaaagaaaaaacgcTAGTTCATTAACAGCAAGGGATTTTgtgtaataaactttattaatactGAATAAAAGGTTTATCAATGTTTTTTTCAATAGCTGAGAAGCTGTGTGCTGTTTAAAGAAGAGTGCAATTGGTTAACAACTCACTGTTAGCTTAGCTGATAACGTTGGTTCAGATGTCGTTGTGGCCTCCCAACTGTTGTCGTTTGTTCAGATGTCGTCGTGGCCTCAGATGTTGTTGTTGGTCCAGCTGATGTTGTTGGTTCAACTGTCTTCGTGGcctcagttgttgttgttgtttcagatGTCGTCGTGGCCTCAGCGGGTGTCGTTGGTTCAGACGTCGTCGTGGGCTCAGCTGTTGTCGTTGGTTTAGTTGATGTTGTTGATTCAGATGTCATCGTTGGTTCAGATGTTGTTGGTCCAGATGTCGTCGTTGGTTCACCTGATGTTGTTGATTGATCTATGGTCGTGGGCTCAGCTGTTGTTGTAGGTCCAGGTGTTGTCGTTGCCTCAGCTGTTGTTGTTGGTACAGATGTCGTCGTGCCCTCAGCTGTTGTTGTTGGTACAGATGTCGTCGTGCCCTCAGCTGTTGTTGTTGGTACAGATGTCGTCGTGCCCTCAACTGTTGTTGTTGGTACAGATGTCGTCGTGCCCTCAACTCTTGTTGTTGGTTCAAACGTCGTCGTGCCCTCAACTGTTGTTGTTGGTTCAAACGTCGTCGTGGCCTCAGCTGTTGTTGTTGGTACAGATGTCGTCGTGCCCTCAGCTGTTGTTGTTGATCCAGATGTCGTCGTGGCTCCACTGTTGTTGTTGGTTCAAACGTCGTCGTGGCTCTCCGCTGTTGTTGTTGGTACAGATGTCGTCGTGGGCTTAGCTGTTGTTGTTGGTATAAATGTCGTCGTCCTGGGCTCAGCTGTTGTTGTTGGTACAGATGTCGTCGTGGCCTCAGCTGTTGTTGTTGGTACAGATGTCGTCGTGGCCTCAGCTGTTGTTGTTGGTTCAAACGTCGTCGTGGcctattgttgttgttggttcaAACGTCGGCGTGGccgctgttgttgttgttggttcaAACGTCGTCGTGGCCTCCGCTGTTGTTGTTGGTACAGATGTCGTCGTGGGCTTAGCTGTTGTTGTTGGTACAAAATGTCGTCGTGTGCCTCAGCTGTTGTTGTTGGTACAGATGTCGTCGTGGGTCTAGCTGTTGTTGTTTCAAACGTCGTCGTCGCCCCAGCTGTTGTTGTTGGTTCAAACGTCGTCGTGGCCTCAGCTGTTGTTGTTGGTACAGATGTCGTCGTGCCCTCAGCTGTTGTTGTTGGATCCAGATGTCGTCGTGGCCTCCACTGTTGTTGTTGGTTCAAACGTCGTCGTGGCTCCGCTGTTGTTGTTGGTACAGATGTCGTCGTGGGCTTAGCTGTTGTTGTTGGTATAAATGTCGTCGTGGTCTCAGCTGTTGTTGTTGGTACAGATGTCGTCGTGGCCTCAGCTGTTGTTGTTGGTTCAAACGTCGTCGTGGCCTCAGCTGTTGTTGTTGGTTCAAACGTCGTCGTGGCCTCCAGCTGTTGTTGTTGGTTCAAACGTCGTCGTGGCCTccgctgttgttgttgttggtacaGATGTCGTCGTGGGCTTAGCTGTTGTTGTTGGTACAAATGTCGTCGT of the Tachypleus tridentatus isolate NWPU-2018 chromosome 13, ASM421037v1, whole genome shotgun sequence genome contains:
- the LOC143236318 gene encoding uncharacterized protein LOC143236318, whose amino-acid sequence is MTTTTIQSPAAPQPVTARFADSLDNVLITLSDSLGPEGLVNCSDLFNQTSLELLGENPRCISIANTLTIQLGREPDLIPDDSLTFLSSNGLYNRDVTPELGLEVTGTVTVEEPINPFTPYFELFGPREVCRGTVNVTVIDVTADARHEMDYFRTIFPMDTSDPTIYYDLHNLQKIVSQEGVAGDPKRLSFQVIRDVTPELGLEVTGTVTVEEPINPLRENLEYVIIITAINRFGGESYIPSTQRVRRVTKPLALTLLGPNIVDPQHDVTYTVSVDVCRELDMMTSNLQFTWSLFPPIIDLSGFTGITATVPKGYLQHANSYNVSVEGMLTDKLINKYTIG
- the LOC143236319 gene encoding uncharacterized protein LOC143236319, which gives rise to TNNNSGATTTSGSTTTAEGTTTSVPTTTAEATTTFEPTTTVEGTTTFEPTTRVEGTTTSVPTTTVEGTTTSVPTTTAEGTTTSVPTTTAEGTTTSVPTTTAEATTTPGPTTTAEPTTIDQSTTSGEPTTTSGPTTSEPTMTSESTTSTKPTTTAEPTTTSEPTTPAEATTTSETTTTTEATKTVEPTTSAGPTTTSEATTTSEQTTTVG